Part of the Kryptolebias marmoratus isolate JLee-2015 linkage group LG20, ASM164957v2, whole genome shotgun sequence genome, GTTAAAGCATCTAAAAACACCAGAATGCAAAGTTTATGTTGTCTGTGactttattatcattttaacacattcaagtcaactttttaaaaagttttctatTATGAGctgattgatttttaatttctcaagagctgaaaaaacatttaatatgtttgtaGAAATTTGCTcagcatcttttcttttaaaaaaaagatctgatttatttcattcttaAAACTTAAGTTAATTTCTTTCATATCAGTGTGACTTtctccttttattattattattattattggtaaTCTACAAAATCACTGTTTTATTATCAGTTAAAGATAAATACttccaaaatgttttgtgtctgaAAACATTAGTAACAAAAACctacacacaaataaatagttggggattagttttgtttgtttgtttttcttttagcaaatgAATATGTGAACCTTAATTATGGCCATTCAGCTCcaacaaacagagaaatgttttcatgttttcttctaTATCAAAGTAATCCAAAAATATCCAATTTATGGATCCAGCCAGTTACATAAACTCAAAAACTGTCCTGTATAACTTGTctccactttaaataaaactgactcaatTCTTTAATTATTGTCAAACTGTCGAGTAgattcacacaaaaaataaacagcttaaaagtttaattattgtTCTGGTGAATGATTAGATTGCAAGCATTTgcttgaaattatttttagatgAACTGATTGCACAGCTCATTCCACACTTACTCTGTTTTGAAACACTTTTCATTCCAATTgagatttattctgttttaacgATCCAGGCACCACGACTCCGATCAGCCTCTGATGAGTGGAACAACATTTAAACGGCGACAAAGTCACTGTCATGGTTTTCTGAAATGATACTGCAGATCTGAGGCTCCTCCCTCTGCTGTTCTTTCCACTGACATTCAGCACATGATCCCTGTGACCTGAATACAATGAAGAGGGAGGCGATGTGCGGCTGAACGTCCCCCCGGTGCCCCTTCAACACCAACTGACATCAACCGACCACTCATCAGCACCCAAATGTGGACCTGTGAAATACTCGGCATCAGCTGGGCCTCTTCTCTTGACCCCATTTACTGTTGTGTCACAGATCTTTAAATATGATTCAGCAGACATCAGCTACATGTCTGTATTACATACAAAACTATCGAAACAACAGATACAGAGTGTGGAATGACTAATgacatttgctgaagaagctgagctgttaaagctaaaaaaaaaggaaagttacagctaaaaactaaatgaagcagaacacaagctaaaagctaaaacaagcaaaaggctaggtaaCAGCTTAAAGAGCtactttaaagataaaagtagcagaaagatTTCTagaaattaaaagtagcaaaaggctaggtaaaagtgacaaatgggtagtttaaagcagcaaaacactagtttaaatttaaaacatatcaaaagtaaaagtagcaaacatctggcaaagaagctaaaattagcaaaaggctagctaaaaagaggaaaaactacataaaagtatctaaaagtatcaaaggGCTACttttaagctaaaagtagcagaaagatTTCTAGAAATTAAAAGtcgcaaaaagtagcaaaacactagcttaaatttaaaacatatcaAAAGTAAAACGTAACAAACAtctggctaaaagctaagattagcaaaaGGGTTACTTTGTGTAACCCTTTGATAAAAGTGGCAAacggctagctaaaagtagcaaaaggctagctaaaagctaaaatttgcaaatggtaagctaaaagtagcagattgatagctacaaactaaaagtagcacacgaaaacaaaaataacaaccagtgtgctgaagcagattttaaagagaaaaaagtatTTGAAGGAATTCTAAAGATCCTAATGTAGTTCTATAGGAAAAACATTTGtacataaagttaaatatttttcaaaagtatgatagttacaaaaactaaaagtcaagGCAACCATCTCCCagattagcttttttttaatatgaatggctaaaactaCAGAAAGTAACCAGAACTTGTTAGATTGCCAATTtatatggaaataaaaaaagaagtaaccAGAAAACAGTAGAATGAATGTTGAATCAGTATTCATACAAGAAGAAATTCAGTCTGACTACAAAGGAATTTAGAGCAGTTTTACTGAGAAATGGTTCTTTGTCTTGAGTCAGAATCACAGGgaaataatgaatatttttgGAGCACAAAGGTCAAAATTGTGATTGTACACACTAAACATGCAAATATAGACAGTGTTTGCTTCTCATGTGGGTTTGAGATAGTTATAGAGAGCGCTGAGTCCTCCTTGCAGCACCTCCTGGATGGGCTTGAGGAGGGGGTTGTGAATAATGTGAAGCCCTTTGTCCAGCGGGTGGCAGGCCAATCGCCCGAGCCTGTTCAGTAAGTACAACTCAACAGGGACGCTTTGAAGTTCATTAAAGTCAACATTAAGGAGCTCCAAAGACTCCAAGAAGCACAGAGTCTTGGGAAGCGTGTGTATATTGTTTCCCTCCACGATGAGGATTTTTAGGTTCACCAGGTCCTGAATCTGGTCTGCAATAGTCTCCAGGCGATTGCAGGCCAGGTGGAGGAACACCAGGCCCTTCATGCTGTAGACACACGTCGGGATGTGAGCAATACGGTTGTGACTGAGGTTGAGCTTGGTCAGGTTGCGCATGGTTGCCAGGCTGCCGGGGAGCCCCGAGATCTGGTTGTTGGCCAGACTCAGAACCTCCAGGCGGGTGCAGGAGCCCAGCTCCTCGGGGACCTCGCTCAGGGAATTACGACAAGCGAAGAGCACGCGCAGCTTCTTCAGGAGGCCGATCTCCGGGGGCAGGCAGGACAGGTTGTTCCCCCACAGGTTTAGAGCCACCAGGTTGTCCAAAGCCCCCAGAGTGGGAGGCAGGGAGCACAAGCCGTTCATGGACAGGTTGAGCTTCTGGAGCTCGCGGAGCTCCCACAGCTCGGCGGGGGTTTCATCCAGCCCCCTCATGGCTAAGCTCAGGGTGCTGTAACCAAAGTGCACCGTCGTGAATTTGCGGATCCTCTCGGCAGCTGAGGACAGGCCCAGCTGGTCCCCTCTGAATGTGCTCTTCCTCCTGGGAACCACACTCACCTCATTCAAATCCTTGTTGGACAAACTGCAGGACTGCATCCCACCCATTGCCGCCTCAGCACCAACGATTCTGTCCCCTGTATCTGCACAATATCAACTCAGTCACTAACTCTTGGATCATTGAGAGGACTGCTTCTGATTGATCTCCGGAGTTTCTAAACATCATCAGCTTCAGTCGTTCTGGTTGCTGTCAGAACTCCCGTTCGTTGATTCCTGGCTGagtttttctgtctgagctgaaGTGCAGGCTGCTTTAACAGAGCGCTGGTGGTCCGAATGTCCCCCTATCACCGGCTTTCAGTCCCCAGCTGGTCCTGTCACTTTTCAGGTCCACAGATAGCTCTCAGATCCCCCACCCACCTACGGACAGGCGGTACAGCCGATAGAATGCCGTACCCcaacacacagaaataaactccCATTATCCTAATGCAGAggtctgcaacctgcggctctCGGGCCACACGTGGCTCTGGTCCCTCTGCAGCTCGGACCAAAAATACATTAgatattatcattttatttctaactttaataaaaatgatggtGACAGAATAATTCTAATAATacaggcagcaaaacaaaatgatgtgcATGTAGTTTTTTAGCCACTTCAATGATCCAACTTCCAGCCCTACTGAGGGATCTTTCTCTGAAATTCACCTGAAAATTCAGCCTTTTCACAGTTattgaagggaaaaaaacaatatgcaaTTATGCATCTATATCACAGATTTCCATCTTACAGGTCA contains:
- the LOC108232858 gene encoding leucine-rich repeat-containing protein 30, translating into MGGMQSCSLSNKDLNEVSVVPRRKSTFRGDQLGLSSAAERIRKFTTVHFGYSTLSLAMRGLDETPAELWELRELQKLNLSMNGLCSLPPTLGALDNLVALNLWGNNLSCLPPEIGLLKKLRVLFACRNSLSEVPEELGSCTRLEVLSLANNQISGLPGSLATMRNLTKLNLSHNRIAHIPTCVYSMKGLVFLHLACNRLETIADQIQDLVNLKILIVEGNNIHTLPKTLCFLESLELLNVDFNELQSVPVELYLLNRLGRLACHPLDKGLHIIHNPLLKPIQEVLQGGLSALYNYLKPT